In a genomic window of Candidatus Zixiibacteriota bacterium:
- a CDS encoding HNH endonuclease: MNFRIGHNHSVILMSVRANAPYADRFENDGSTLIYEGHDVPKTKSTPKPKAVDQPLRTPLGQATQNGLFHDAAQLAKAGNRLPERVRVYEKIKAGIWSYNGVFHLVDSWQEEAGGRKVWKFKLVAVEGEENFDEPVPEHSNARRLIPTGVKLEVWKRDGGKCTKCGQTSDLHFDHIIPWSRGGSSNTADNIQLLCGRHNLQKHDRIE; this comes from the coding sequence GGGCATAATCACTCCGTGATATTGATGTCAGTTCGAGCAAACGCGCCCTATGCAGACCGATTTGAAAATGACGGATCAACATTGATATACGAAGGTCACGACGTACCCAAGACTAAGAGCACGCCTAAACCAAAAGCAGTGGATCAGCCGTTGAGGACGCCGTTAGGCCAGGCCACTCAGAATGGACTATTTCATGACGCTGCCCAGCTTGCCAAGGCGGGCAACAGGCTGCCCGAAAGGGTCAGAGTGTATGAGAAAATCAAGGCTGGAATTTGGTCCTACAATGGCGTATTCCACTTGGTTGATTCGTGGCAAGAGGAGGCCGGCGGTCGCAAGGTCTGGAAGTTCAAGCTCGTGGCAGTGGAAGGGGAGGAGAATTTCGACGAGCCGGTACCGGAACACTCGAACGCGAGAAGGCTTATTCCAACAGGTGTCAAGCTGGAAGTGTGGAAACGCGATGGCGGAAAGTGCACGAAGTGCGGTCAGACTTCTGACCTTCATTTCGATCACATTATTCCCTGGTCAAGGGGTGGCTCATCTAACACCGCGGACAATATTCAGTTACTTTGTGGCCGGCACAATCTCCAGAAGCATGATCGCATTGAATAG
- a CDS encoding thrombospondin type 3 repeat-containing protein, with product MLLSSTSQSQVCGDMNGNGSINIFDIVSIVHFLHDDGCITSGMQQVPCHESEGDVDGYCGISIGDAMFLSEYVFAGGPTPSACGNCSALPLPISDYDTISIVNTEIPANAPAATIYIRGLHRGALFQSSTVAISFPLELRCDNSPVTIDSIAGFSVNSPAMTLSADFDEPTGNVRITIVDVTAQSELNEFSLSIYVSVTAAPQDRVVEVDTVAAPPLYWPVVVREADMPGTEIELFRPVFVGLTVQSCPDIDSDGVCDSVDNCPSVANPGQEDGNGNGIGDACEIACGDADGSGRIDITDVVHLINYIFAGGLAPQDIAAGDYNCDGKINITDAVYMINYIFAAGPAPCAAC from the coding sequence ATGCTATTGTCTTCAACATCCCAGTCGCAAGTCTGCGGCGACATGAACGGCAACGGCAGCATCAACATCTTTGACATCGTCAGTATCGTGCACTTTCTGCATGACGACGGCTGTATCACCTCCGGGATGCAGCAAGTCCCCTGTCATGAAAGCGAGGGTGACGTTGATGGATATTGTGGCATCAGCATCGGCGATGCGATGTTCCTATCAGAGTACGTCTTCGCCGGGGGCCCGACGCCAAGCGCTTGCGGGAATTGCAGTGCTTTGCCACTGCCAATTTCAGACTACGACACCATCAGCATAGTTAACACGGAAATTCCGGCAAATGCCCCAGCAGCCACCATCTACATCCGCGGCCTGCACCGCGGGGCTCTGTTCCAGAGCTCAACGGTCGCTATCTCGTTTCCGCTTGAGCTTCGTTGCGATAACTCCCCGGTGACGATCGACTCAATCGCGGGATTCAGCGTCAACTCGCCGGCAATGACGCTTAGCGCCGATTTCGACGAACCGACCGGAAATGTGCGCATTACCATCGTCGATGTAACCGCGCAGAGCGAACTGAACGAGTTCTCCCTGAGCATCTATGTCTCTGTGACCGCCGCACCACAAGACCGGGTTGTCGAGGTAGACACCGTCGCAGCACCTCCGTTGTACTGGCCGGTCGTAGTCAGAGAAGCCGACATGCCCGGTACGGAGATCGAGCTATTCCGGCCCGTTTTCGTGGGACTGACCGTTCAGAGTTGTCCTGATATCGACTCTGACGGCGTCTGCGATTCGGTCGACAATTGCCCGTCCGTCGCCAATCCCGGGCAGGAAGACGGCAACGGCAATGGCATCGGTGACGCCTGTGAAATCGCTTGTGGCGATGCGGATGGCAGTGGACGGATCGATATCACAGATGTCGTCCACCTGATCAACTACATCTTCGCTGGAGGCTTGGCGCCACAAGACATTGCGGCGGGCGACTACAACTGTGACGGGAAGATCAACATCACCGATGCGGTGTATATGATCAACTACATCTTCGCGGCGGGACCAGCACCGTGTGCAGCCTGCTAA